The window tcatggtggggcccacggaacttgatgacgtaacttcagtagctagtccCGCAACTCAGCCTGTCTGTCACTGACATGTTGTGCACGCTAATGGTTGACGTGCACAGCACGTCTCTCAGTAAACTatgttgaggcccaccgtgaatgcatgtggtttatccacgtcgttcattcgttttctcacatcattttagtggttgaacccaaaattgatgaatatccaaagctcaagtggaccataccacaagaagaagtagaagtattgatttctgCCATTGAATCACTCcggatcgaatcggatcggtTTGGATCCATTCGGTTCAGGTTTCGGTTCGGATCGGTCTGAATCCACCATGATCCGACCTCGATCCGATGAACGGTCGGATCCGACTAATCCAAGCCGAACCGCACCGATCCAAGCCTTCGAATCGAGTCGGATTGGgtaggatcgggtcggatccaccggatcggactagaaatgcccagctctaggtggAAATCCCACCTCCATTTGAGCATTAGAGAACCTCATCCAAGGCCCTCGTTATGATTAGAATGGTGAGTGCACTTTACCATTATCACTCATGCAAAAGTGATTTCCCCTTTTTATTCTTCTGTGATGTGTTGTTCTtgttgggaaggtggtggaccccaccgttgtTTGTGGGGATTCAAGGGccaccatccaaccctttttaGGGCTgtccaagtgggtcccatggtccaACAAGCTAGACTGTGTGGTTAGCCCCATAACACCCCCTCTTTCGAGTAGAATCTGAGCCATGTGACCCCTCTTTGTGTATGCGTTGACCAAGAGGGTGGGCCCACTGATGTaggacccaaccatgatgtatgtgtcttatatccttGTCGTCCGTCCATTTGTAGATGTGCTACCCACCCTATCCACATTGGACAACGCGGACAGCGGTGTCCGCGTTGTGCAACCCACcccgatgcatgtgttgcattagAGGGACATATGGTAGCAGGGGCCCACTCCTCCACcgttctctccctccctctctttctttctttcttttttttccttttccttctctttctctctttttcctcttgCACATGGTAGCTATGTATAGAGCTTTAGAGCCTTTTTAGCATTTGAAATGTGTAAAGGAAATAAGGGAGAGAGGATTAGGAAGGGAGAAAATAGTGGGGAAGAGGGTTGCATGGGAGAGAAAGAAAGTGGTATGTACACTTTTTGCCGCAAATAGGGGCGTAGGGGTTAACAGTACGAGTGTTTAGATCTTTTGGGGGAGTGATGTATTAATAGAGTATTGGAAAAGGTGATAAGGGGTAGTGTGATCTTTTGGTTAGAGCACGAAATATTACCTTGATTCCATTTGAGATTCTAGCAAGTGAAGCCCACACCACGTGCGTGTGCATTGGAATGTGTGCATCAGGATATTAATGTGGTATCACAATGGGGCGTGTTGCATGGCGTTGTGTTCACAGCGTCGGCGCAGTTGCTACAGTATAGGTTTCAGGTACATCCAACTCCATTTTACAGGATGTAATCTGTGATCGACCGATCTAGAGTACATCAACGCCGAAAACAAGCTAATGAAATGCTCCAACGAAACACAGGTCTCACACAAGTGCTTCCCCAAATGTATAGACCATACAACACTCACCTCACAATCCCATCATGGGTGAGTAAGCCAGCTGCCCAAATGCTACCGTAACTAAAACAAGAGAACTTGTACTCATATTTCACGAAGTACTCAATAAAGCTTACAACTTTCTTGGATGGTTACTCACCACCTTATATAGAACTAAGAGCTAGTCTCCCTACATGATTGACTAAGAATAGTCTACAAAGTTCCTAGAATTCTCTAAACTACTCTAGTTACGAGATGGGACCAGAGGAATCCAGGATGTAGGAGAGATCTCCACTACTCTCTAATCTTCTATAGAATATTTTATACCAAAAAACCTCTATGTACAAGGTGAGTCACAGTGGCTAAGTTGATGGCATTGGGGGCATGAAAATGGTTGACCCATAACACAAAGCTCATAATGCAAAACCCAAAATTTCAGGGCACAAGCATTGGAGTGTGTATCACACCCAGAGAATGACTCATTATATGACACAACAATTTGGACATAGTACAAACTGTGCAAGCACATCAGATGAATTATCCAGCCATATCAGTATATGGTTTAGATAAGACCACAACACAGAATGGCTTGTGCAAGTGCCACATCATGTAATTCCTCGTAACACAAATAATCAAGTAAACATACAGGGAATAACAAATTCAAAGTTATCAGTATTAAGTTGaatgaaaattaaaatatcagtATAATAAAAAGGAGGAATACTTGCATCCAATGCGTTGGAATGTAAGTTGCATCCACGCAGTGGATGACTCCCAAACCGATCATGTAGGCATGACATCTGCcctgtccaataggttggcccaacatgaggatcaccttgagcAAAAATCAGaacgatccactcatcaggtggaccaccataGAGAATAatgtatagccattgataaataacaaaatatgagTTTAGTCCAAATGATaaatggatggggctgatttttacacaaggtgatcctcatgttGGGGCAAACCTATGGGACGACACAAGATGGATGTCGAACGCACATGACATGATAGAAGTTATCCACTAGGTGAATGGCAACTTATTAATGCCCAAATGGTTGGATGTGAGCATTTACCAATAATAATAACACTAATCCAAGTAGTCCTATACAGCTTAAGTGGGCTGTAAGCCAAAAAtcataacaattaaaaaaaaaaaaaaaaaaaccttaaccaTCCAGCTGCCATGGGCTTCACCTACTGAATGTCAGGTGATCGGTGGTCCAATCTGCCTGACTTCTGGCATATGGCCCATCCACTGGGCATAAAACAAAATCAATGGTTCCgatcacctcaaaccagtaccaCGTGTACAACAGGGATGACTCGGTGTGCATCAAAGGATTTTGAAATCAAGACAGATCCATTCAACGCGAACTCAAGCAGAACGAACAAATTACAACACATGGACGAACGGAACAGAGAATTACCTTCGAAGTACATGTACACACCATCCTTTCGGCGAAACGGCTTGCGCTGCCTGACGATCACGGCAGGCATGACCTTCTTCCTCAGATCAGGTTTCCCTTTCTTCACGGTGGCCATGACCATATCGCCGACGCAAGCCGACGGCAGGCGATTGAGCCGGCCCTTGATGCCCTTCACGGAGATTATGTAGAGATTCTTAGCGCCGGTGTTGTCGGCGCAGTTCACGGTCGCCGCCACCGGAAGACCCAGCGACATCCGGAACTTGTTTCCAGCAGATCCTCCGCGACCttcagaaattacaaagaaaaatgaaaattcggAAAATTTTGGATTAATGCTAGTTCTTTGACTTTTCTACGAGAAAATGCAGAGGTGTGAAAGATACAGGGGTTTTTCTATAGATGGATATTCGGAGTCGAATGGAGGGTCGATGACGGAGATTTGAATATGGAAACGTAACCCTAGACCTAGAAATGGGAAGAGAAATAAGGCTTACCTCGCTTCGACATCTCCTCTGTTTTGGATTTCGCTCGCTCGCGCGATTGAGAGGTTTTAGAAGAAGGTTTTGCGGTTTTATATATCAGTAGAGTTAGGGTTTCGTCTGTTGGCAAATGACCAAAAAGTCTCTGGTGTTTAGGGCTGTCATTGGCCCGGGCCTTAGGTTTGCCTTGGCCCGGATTTTGATTGCAGGCTGATCCCGGCCCACTGACACCCCTGACGTCTCTCCTCGTGCACAGTCACAGACTCacaaagggaagcggattgcgtactgagcaagctctgtgggcccaccgtgatttatgtattttatccactccatctatccattttactaAGTAATTTTAGTTTTGATCcataaaatgaagtatatcttaagctcaagtgaaccacatcacaagaaacagcgTGAATTAAACAAACGTCTATGGTTGAAAATATTTTGgtatacaaaagttttggataaagctgatatttgtgttttcccttcattgatgcctttgtgatcttttgaacatattgaaaataaacattaccatgggcATTAGTGCAGTTATTgccctttggatatgctttaatttcagGTTGAACCTtaaaaataagctgaaaaaaatgaAGACAGTGTGGACCGAGAAGGGGGCCCCTCGGCTCGTTGACATCTATGAATGCAGGGCATGTCAACTGAAAGATAAGTAACACAGCTATTGCCGCATTTGTCCTCTTTCCACCCCGGTGAATCTTGGGTCGTGGAACCTTTGCGGCTCTTTATCCATAACCTTACGCATCAACACATGGATGGAACCAGCATCAATCATTACAAAGACAGGTCAAGACACGCCCTGACAAGGTGCATGTGTGTGAGAtctcaagccatccatcaggaggGCAAACTATGAACATGCCTCTGTTGTTGACGTCTTAAATATGTCAATAACGGAGTCTGTTAATGCCATCGCTAGACCACTCGATACCGTCAAGCAGAGGTTGATGCCCGATAGATGCTCAattccattaaaaaataaaaaataaaaaataaaattccaagTTAGTCGCCAGAATGTTTTGGTGTtactattcgatgtcatcgaagtacgttcgatgacatcgaaggttgacAATGGCATCGAAGATCCCATCAAAGATGTGCGCAAAATTGCATTAGTGTGGGATTTGTTACCTATTtcggttgtgatagtatatatgtCAGGTGTAATCAGGAACAGGGCAACAATGAaagctttctaatttgttcctaaGGATTTTAAGGGTATAGCTGAGActtgtgaagtggattcgagACTTGTTCGAACTAGTAATAATTTCTTTTTTCATAATGCATACTCGTCGCTTTGTGCAATGGTTTTTTCCTTACAGGGTGTTTTCAAGTAAAATTCAAAATGTTATTGTTTGGACTTCGTTGTGCGATTgtgaatactttgcttgattcatctttatGTAATTTTGTGGTTCtctaacaagtggtattagagctaacaCTATGAAGCAAATTGAATATGAAAGCAATGTATTAACAACACCTAATCCGAATTTTGATGTAAAAAATTTATTCTGGCAAAAACAAATTTGAACCATGAAAGTTAAGATGAATGATATACTATTTTAGCAAGAATTAGATAATGCTCTCCTTGAAAACCGACCAGAGCCTATGACAAGAGATGAATAGAACAAGATGAATAAAAAAGCTAAAACATTtatcaaattatgcttattggatgAAGTCCTTTATAaaatcatgagagagaaaactacaaCAAGTATATGAGCGAAATTATAGAATATCTATGCAatgaaatctcttgagaatcgttTTGTACTTGAAACTACaattgttcaatctgaagataGTGGAGGGGGCTGACGTCGAAGCCCACATTAGTATCTTCAACATATTGATtcacaaattgttggatgtggaagaAACAATGAAAGATAAAGATCAGGCATGCATTCTGTTGAATGTTCTCCCAGCtttgtatgagtcatttaaggactcTTTGTGCACCAGTAGAACGATCATTAGCGTTGATGTCATTATCTCAACCCTCTAGTCGAAAgcgatgaaaaagaaaaatagcgaCGCGTGTGTGATTCTATAAATGCACTAGTTACAAGGGGGAGAAATTCCAAACGAAACAGTGAATCTTCATGATCGAGGTTCAAATCCAAGGACAAGGGCAAATGCAAGTTGAAGTGTTAGAATTGTGGTATGTCCGGGCGCATGAAGAAGGAATGTCGGAATCTCAAGTCGAGAAAAGAGAAATCAGATAGTTCTTATAGGGAAGCCGACATTATGAAATCAAGTGAGGAAGCGAACTGTTGTGACGTGCTAATCGCATCAAAATCCAGGTACTTGGACAAATAATGGATTTTGAATAGGGGGTTTCATACCACATGTCTCATCATCGAAGTTGCCTCACTAGTTACAGTGAGTGTGATGGTGgttaggtatttatgggcaatgatagtacATATAAAGTGGTACGTGTTAGATCAGTGCACataaagatgtttgatggcatgaagTGAAATACATTCCTAATTTGAGGAAGAGTCCGATATCTCTAGAGCACTCGAGACACTTGGGTACAAATTTACTAGGTTTGATCGTGTCCTTAAAATTTCAAATAGAGTACTCATAGTAATGAAGGCACGAATGAATGAAAACTTTTACAGATTGATTAGGAGTACTTTATCGGGTGGAGCTGCAACGTATGTAGAGGATTTCACATCTTCACATATGTAACATACATGCATAAGCCACATCGCAAGTGGGGCGTGAAGATACTTTATGACCATTGTTTAATTATAGcctttaaaagtattgattttagaatatgcgagcattgtatatatggtaaacagtcaaggttatcttttaaatatagGAAAAATGTTTACAAGGGAGTTTTAAGTTATATGTATTTTGATGTATAGGGGCCAACACTCATGGTTTCTAATgaagggtcatcatggtttgttacaTTCATCAATAACTATTTCAGAGAAGCgtgggtttatttcatgaaaaataaatttgatattttcaCCAACTTCGAGTAGTGAAAGACGATGGTTGTAAAATAGTTAGGGGTGAAAGGTGAAAGTGTCAAGGACAGATAACGGTAAGGAATTCACGATGAGCAATTTTACTGGTATTTTAAGGATGAAGGAATCGTGAGGTACGACACTGCGCCACACACCATAGTAGAAcagtgtggctgagcggatgaatcgaactctcttagagagggctAGATGCATGACCAATAATGCTGGGTTAGGGCAAAGAATCGTGGATTGAGGCTATTAACACGCCTTATTACTTGGCGAATCGATTCCCTTATATGACTATTGATTGTAAAATATGAGagaaagtgtggagtggtcagtaGGTAGACTACTTGGGGCTACATgtatttggttgcgatgcttactTTCATGTACTGTTAATTGAGATAGATAAGTTGGACCAAATggctaaaaagtatatcttgatTGGTTATTGCAGTGATGTGAAGAGGTACAAGCTATATAACCTGTTACATGGAAAATCATTCTTAGTCGTAATGTCAAATTAGATGAAGGATCCTCATTCCATAAGGATGAACGTAATGAAGTATAAAAATTAGTTATGAACGTTTAGTTAGACAAAGATGAGACACAGGTTGATACTGAGGCACATACACAagtacaggagcaggtggagcaaccacttgTGAAAAGAATTCGCAAAGGGATCACAAGTAACCGACAAGATACAGGGATGACTTAATTGCTACATTTTCCCTCATTCCGGATGATGGGGATCTGTCTACTTTTCAAGAGCCTCTTGATGAGCCAAATGTTGAAAGTTGAAAGCAGTAATGGATAATGAGATGAACTCCTTATACAAGAAGGTGACGCAGGAGCTGGTGAAGCTTCCCGTTAGCCATAAAGCGAttgggtgcaagtggatctttgaGAAGAAACAATATATGTACAAGGCCATGTTGGTACCGAAGGGATATCCTCAGAGAGAAGGTGTCGATTTCATTGAGATATTCACACATATGGTGAAGCAATTATCTATCAGACTTATGTTGGCGTTGGTTGTCTAATACGATTTCGAGCCGGAACAAATTGATATGAAGACTTTATTCTTGCATGGGGAATTGAAAAAGACAGATTTACATAAAACAaccaaaatatttagaaataCAAGAGGTGAAGAACAATGTTTGCATGTTGAATAGGTCATTatatgacctgaaatagtcacttagacagtggtataaaaattttgattctttcataatGAGTCAAAGGTTTTAGCAAGAGTGATCAGTATAATCATTGTGTTTATTATAAGATGCTGAGTGATGATAAATTCATTATCCTGATTTTATACGTCGATGATATGCTTATTGTCGGTCATAACATTTTTTATATCGACACATTGAATACTTAGTTATTATAGATATTCGATACGAAATATATAGGGGTTGTAAAGAGGGTTCTCAATAGTGACATATGCAGAGACAATAAGAGGAGCGGGTGAGAAAGTACTAATGAAGTATGAGATGAACAAAGTAAAGTCGGTCAGCATTCCCCACGCGACTCATTGTAAGCTTTCTTTTAaataatattataaaataaaggaagaaaagcaagttatgtctcGTGTGCATCGTGCCTTATTCGAGCCCAGTTAACAGCTTAATGTGTGCCATATTTTGTACAAGACtggatattttatatatagtggTTGTTGTTAGCATATACATGTCTAACCACGACAAACAACACTGGGAgatagtgaaatggctacttcgatatatttgaGGTACGCAAGACTGCATCTTAACATTTAAAAAATCAAAGACCAAGCTAATAAGTTGTTTGGATTTAGATTACGCGGGCAGTGTGGATAATAAGAAGTCGACTTCTaattactcgtttgtgctagcagGTAGAGCGATTAATTTAATGTCGAAGCTTCAATATGTGGTGGATTTTTTCACAACTCGAAGCTGATATAT is drawn from Magnolia sinica isolate HGM2019 chromosome 5, MsV1, whole genome shotgun sequence and contains these coding sequences:
- the LOC131245790 gene encoding large ribosomal subunit protein uL14x/uL14z/uL14y-like, yielding MSKRGRGGSAGNKFRMSLGLPVAATVNCADNTGAKNLYIISVKGIKGRLNRLPSACVGDMVMATVKKGKPDLRKKVMPAVIVRQRKPFRRKDGVYMYFEDNAGVIVNPKGEMKGSAITGPIGKECADLWPRIASAANAIV